In a genomic window of Gammaproteobacteria bacterium:
- the glpE gene encoding thiosulfate sulfurtransferase GlpE, whose amino-acid sequence MNFSTLTVAQYLEKIKLESVNLIDTRDPQSFALSHMPNAFNINQGNLEQYLSDIDMDMPLVVCCYHGISSQGVAQFLVERGFDEVYSLAGGFEAYQQQS is encoded by the coding sequence GTGAATTTCTCTACTCTGACCGTTGCGCAATACCTCGAAAAAATCAAATTAGAATCTGTTAATCTGATTGATACACGCGACCCGCAGTCTTTTGCGTTAAGCCATATGCCTAATGCGTTTAATATTAACCAAGGTAATCTAGAGCAGTACCTCAGTGACATTGATATGGATATGCCTTTGGTCGTGTGCTGTTATCATGGTATTAGCAGCCAAGGTGTCGCTCAGTTTTTGGTCGAGCGTGGCTTTGACGAAGTCTATTCGTTGGCCGGCGGCTTTGAGGCTTATCAACAACAAAGCTAA
- a CDS encoding RNA methyltransferase — protein sequence MTKYQAHIGLTNPKSPDNVGAVMRAAGCYNALSVSYTGNRYNRAKQRSGALHTDTKNVAARIPLTHIESFEQALPAGAVPVAIELVEGATSLVDFIHPENAYYVFGPEDKSLDKQVVKWCQHVIYIPTVGCMNLAATVNVVLYDRLAKLGAKEQGDQLIRKSRDTNNRLKLSTTALD from the coding sequence ATGACCAAATACCAAGCTCATATTGGATTAACCAATCCTAAAAGTCCTGATAATGTCGGTGCCGTGATGCGCGCTGCAGGCTGTTATAATGCTTTGTCGGTAAGTTACACTGGTAACCGTTATAACCGTGCTAAACAACGTTCCGGCGCGCTGCATACCGACACCAAAAATGTCGCGGCACGGATCCCCTTAACGCATATTGAATCATTTGAGCAAGCATTGCCGGCTGGTGCAGTACCTGTTGCCATCGAATTGGTTGAGGGAGCAACGTCGTTGGTCGATTTTATCCACCCAGAAAATGCCTATTATGTATTTGGTCCTGAGGATAAATCGTTAGACAAGCAGGTGGTGAAGTGGTGCCAACACGTGATTTATATTCCAACCGTGGGTTGTATGAATTTAGCGGCGACCGTTAATGTGGTGCTCTATGACCGGTTAGCTAAGTTAGGCGCCAAAGAGCAGGGTGACCAACTGATTAGAAAATCGCGTGATACCAACAACCGACTGAAGTTAAGCACCACTGCGTTGGACTAA